A single window of uncultured Methanospirillum sp. DNA harbors:
- a CDS encoding HepT-like ribonuclease domain-containing protein, producing the protein MKDDLPFLYHILDEIAYIKRKTASLSCDEIRLDEDLSRSIPRSLEIIGEAVKNLSPGFREVYPDIPWSDIAGLWDKLIHGFFWDQMDHCLLGYFPRYYLS; encoded by the coding sequence ATGAAAGATGACCTGCCGTTTCTTTACCATATTCTCGACGAGATTGCATACATCAAGAGAAAAACGGCTTCACTCTCATGCGATGAGATTCGTCTTGACGAAGACCTGAGCAGATCCATCCCACGATCCCTTGAGATCATTGGTGAAGCGGTCAAAAACTTATCTCCCGGGTTTCGAGAGGTGTATCCCGATATCCCATGGAGTGACATCGCAGGCCTGTGGGATAAATTGATACACGGCTTTTTTTGGGATCAAATGGATCATTGTCTGCTCGGTTATTTCCCACGATATTATTTATCTTGA
- a CDS encoding MFS transporter, translating into MQVSRESEKRILGLVRLHIIPFALILYIVAFLDRVNLGYAAIVMNPDLGISAELFGFISGIFFIGYLIFEVPSNIIMQKVGARLWIGRIMITWGLVAVLMGFVQNPDQLIVLRFLLGAAEAGFFPGMIWYLGTWFPPRYLARSIALFATGIVVSNIIGAPLSMYILDTLNLGSVAAWRWLFIVEGVPAVLLGILSLRILKNCPADAEWLDPYQKQWLIQELTSGEENTRSLRLVDILTDRKILLFSGTYFSVTVGMYAIIFFLPTLSSSFLHDLDMSVIGLLLTIPYIITLICMFLVSCHSDLKGERLYHIVILFFIAGAGLTLDQITADPLISLLGITIALSGIISIIGPFWSYVLSVLNPDEQPVGVAVINSIGNLGGFVGPVITGYLITLFKTLDSGWPVITIILCLGAVMIFLAGRTRKNV; encoded by the coding sequence ATGCAGGTTAGCCGGGAATCAGAGAAGAGGATACTCGGACTGGTTCGTCTCCATATTATTCCGTTTGCACTGATCCTCTATATCGTCGCATTTCTTGACCGGGTTAATCTGGGCTATGCAGCAATTGTTATGAATCCCGATCTCGGGATCAGTGCCGAGTTATTCGGTTTTATTTCAGGAATCTTTTTTATCGGCTACCTGATCTTCGAAGTTCCGAGCAACATCATCATGCAGAAGGTCGGTGCCAGGCTCTGGATCGGGAGGATCATGATCACCTGGGGCCTGGTTGCTGTGCTGATGGGTTTTGTTCAGAACCCGGATCAGTTGATCGTTCTCCGATTCCTGCTCGGTGCCGCCGAGGCAGGGTTCTTTCCCGGAATGATATGGTACCTCGGCACGTGGTTTCCGCCACGGTATCTGGCACGCTCGATTGCACTCTTTGCCACAGGAATCGTGGTCTCAAACATCATCGGAGCCCCTCTCTCGATGTATATCCTTGATACACTGAACCTGGGCTCTGTTGCAGCATGGCGATGGCTCTTCATCGTTGAAGGAGTTCCTGCCGTCCTGCTGGGTATCCTCTCGCTTAGGATTCTGAAAAACTGCCCTGCTGATGCCGAATGGTTAGACCCTTACCAGAAGCAGTGGTTGATTCAGGAACTTACATCCGGAGAGGAGAATACCCGCTCTCTGCGGCTGGTTGACATACTCACCGATCGGAAGATCCTGCTCTTTTCAGGGACCTATTTCTCTGTGACGGTCGGGATGTATGCGATCATCTTCTTCCTCCCAACACTTTCAAGTTCATTTCTACACGATCTCGATATGAGTGTAATCGGGCTCCTTTTAACGATCCCGTATATCATCACTCTCATCTGTATGTTTCTGGTATCATGCCATTCTGATCTAAAGGGTGAACGGCTGTATCACATCGTAATTCTGTTTTTTATTGCAGGTGCAGGCCTGACTCTTGATCAGATCACTGCCGATCCGCTCATATCGCTCCTTGGCATCACGATCGCCTTATCAGGAATCATCTCGATCATCGGACCGTTCTGGTCGTATGTACTCTCTGTACTCAACCCGGATGAGCAGCCGGTCGGTGTGGCCGTGATAAATTCAATTGGAAACCTTGGTGGTTTTGTCGGGCCGGTAATTACCGGGTATCTCATCACTCTCTTCAAAACACTCGACAGCGGATGGCCGGTGATAACTATCATTCTCTGTCTTGGGGCGGTGATGATATTTCTTGCCGGAAGAACCAGAAAAAATGTATGA
- a CDS encoding NADPH-dependent FMN reductase: protein MSTYQIGVIVGSLRRDSFNQKLATAIVKLAPAEFSFNQIQIRDLPLYNQDDDENQAPSVIRMKAEISKADGLLFVTPEYNRSIPGVLKNALDHGSRPHDHNVWTGKPAGILGVSIGSAGTSMAQQHLRNVLSFLDVAVLRQPEAYIQHRDGLFAEDGTIGERSRPFIQNWMDHYVAWVKQNSSCSDEHF from the coding sequence ATGAGTACATATCAGATTGGAGTTATTGTAGGAAGTCTGCGCAGGGATTCGTTTAATCAGAAACTCGCAACCGCTATCGTAAAACTGGCACCAGCAGAGTTCTCTTTCAACCAGATTCAGATCAGAGATCTGCCTTTGTACAACCAGGATGATGATGAGAATCAGGCCCCTTCCGTGATACGGATGAAGGCAGAGATCAGTAAGGCTGACGGGCTTCTGTTTGTAACTCCTGAATATAACCGGTCAATTCCCGGTGTACTCAAGAACGCGCTCGATCATGGATCACGGCCTCATGATCATAATGTCTGGACCGGAAAACCTGCCGGAATTCTGGGTGTTTCAATAGGATCTGCCGGTACCTCGATGGCACAACAGCATCTTCGGAATGTTCTCTCGTTCCTCGATGTTGCTGTGCTTCGCCAGCCTGAAGCGTATATCCAGCACAGGGACGGATTGTTTGCAGAAGACGGTACCATAGGAGAGAGGAGCAGGCCCTTCATACAGAACTGGATGGATCACTATGTTGCCTGGGTGAAACAGAATTCATCGTGTTCCGATGAACACTTTTAA
- a CDS encoding serine hydrolase domain-containing protein translates to MPSTTQTRQVLLFLVLCSIAFPISSCAELNKTAQDRIIGDFDLFAGEVFNESETPGMAVAITDREHILYAKGFGVRSLEQPDPVTPGTVFLINSMSKAFTSAVIGVLVDKGRLSWNETVISILPGFALNDTNATREITVGDLLEHNSGLWSYDGDLLFRMGLEPEEIVHQMRYLEMERPFRSGYGYNNLHYVAASEVINRTTGSPLNRTLHDLIFTPLGMQNTSTGFDLLSSAAKTRGGYAVHHVKTDSGYVPVPMEKEFLCGEYSEVGAGGISSNVIDMAKWLRFWLNDGTISGARILKNETVHEIFRPANLIASGPGFNFTYAKGWVVKCDPMLPHPVIWHNGETSGMSSYNGFIPEDGIGIVVLTNAGENGVADFIGDTFMFMISNPSDYHEYTNISALGDDIRPSPPVSSYPESVAGIREECNYLTGSYQNNYYGTMNITNNSGTFIAELGPRPLRLNMTPINSTTCLFRFMPQIPGVGPDGIFSGVSGLDGRAETVQVEGLTSGEHPPVVFSRIR, encoded by the coding sequence TTGCCATCAACTACTCAAACCCGTCAGGTCCTGCTTTTTCTCGTATTATGCAGTATTGCCTTTCCGATATCCTCGTGTGCTGAACTGAATAAAACAGCGCAGGATCGGATCATTGGGGATTTTGATCTGTTTGCAGGTGAGGTCTTCAATGAGTCTGAGACCCCCGGAATGGCAGTTGCCATCACCGACAGAGAGCATATCCTGTATGCAAAGGGATTTGGTGTCAGATCTCTTGAACAACCGGACCCGGTAACTCCTGGCACGGTATTTTTGATAAACTCCATGTCAAAGGCGTTCACGTCGGCAGTTATCGGAGTTCTTGTAGACAAAGGCCGCCTCTCCTGGAATGAAACCGTGATCTCGATCCTTCCCGGTTTTGCCCTGAATGATACAAATGCAACCCGGGAGATAACAGTCGGTGATCTGCTGGAGCATAACTCAGGGCTCTGGTCCTATGACGGGGATCTCCTGTTCAGAATGGGGCTGGAACCTGAAGAGATTGTTCATCAGATGCGGTACCTTGAGATGGAGAGACCATTCAGGTCCGGGTACGGGTACAACAACCTCCATTACGTTGCAGCATCTGAAGTGATCAACAGGACAACCGGCAGTCCCCTGAACCGAACCCTTCACGATCTGATATTTACCCCTCTCGGGATGCAGAACACCTCTACTGGGTTTGATCTTCTCTCATCTGCTGCGAAGACCCGGGGTGGTTACGCAGTTCATCATGTCAAAACTGACAGCGGGTATGTCCCGGTCCCGATGGAGAAGGAGTTTCTCTGTGGAGAATATAGCGAGGTGGGAGCAGGGGGCATCAGTTCAAATGTTATTGATATGGCAAAATGGCTCCGGTTCTGGCTGAATGATGGTACCATTTCAGGAGCGAGGATTTTGAAAAATGAGACTGTCCATGAGATCTTCAGACCGGCAAATCTCATTGCTTCAGGTCCCGGATTCAATTTTACCTACGCAAAAGGGTGGGTCGTGAAGTGCGATCCCATGCTGCCACATCCCGTTATCTGGCACAACGGGGAGACATCAGGGATGAGTTCATACAACGGATTCATTCCTGAAGACGGGATAGGCATTGTGGTTCTGACAAATGCCGGAGAGAATGGTGTTGCCGATTTTATCGGAGACACGTTCATGTTCATGATCTCAAATCCGTCAGATTATCATGAGTACACCAACATCAGTGCACTCGGTGATGATATCAGGCCCTCACCTCCTGTTTCGTCGTATCCTGAATCTGTAGCAGGCATCCGGGAAGAATGCAACTACCTTACCGGATCATATCAGAACAACTACTATGGCACGATGAATATTACGAATAATTCTGGTACTTTCATCGCTGAACTCGGTCCACGCCCACTCCGCCTGAATATGACTCCTATCAACTCAACAACATGTCTCTTCAGATTCATGCCGCAGATTCCGGGAGTTGGCCCGGACGGAATATTTTCCGGTGTATCGGGTCTGGATGGCAGGGCTGAAACAGTGCAGGTTGAGGGTCTGACATCCGGGGAACATCCGCCTGTTGTGTTTAGCAGGATTAGATGA
- a CDS encoding nucleotidyltransferase family protein produces the protein MAERDEIVSILKREVMGVKGRFGVKRIGLFGSIVRNEADSTSDIDLIVEFDPSLVSYKKYLDLETYLQSLFPRPIEIVTTDGVSPYILPYISREVVWV, from the coding sequence ATGGCAGAACGTGATGAGATTGTATCAATACTCAAACGTGAAGTCATGGGAGTAAAGGGGCGGTTTGGAGTCAAGAGGATAGGTCTCTTCGGATCGATTGTCCGAAACGAAGCAGATAGTACCAGTGATATTGATCTCATCGTGGAATTTGATCCATCGCTGGTCTCATACAAGAAATATCTTGACCTGGAGACGTATCTGCAGTCACTTTTTCCCCGGCCCATCGAGATCGTCACCACAGACGGGGTATCCCCCTACATTCTGCCGTATATATCTCGTGAGGTTGTCTGGGTATGA
- a CDS encoding tetratricopeptide repeat protein — MKLFPLLIIQTLILAGVVNVCVADTDSTDSWISKGESYADLGQFDNATAAFDKAIAMAPQNSTILVIKGDALQKSGQYEKAIRAYDQAIQLSPEKEVAWLNTGKSLLNLEKYEEAVKAFSTTIEIAPEDEEAWVGMGDALISLDKAGRAAEAYDQALSIDQKNPQAWAGKGETLAKQGQYDDAIAALDKATTINPNDADTWNRKGEVLAALGKLIEAASAFGQASSIREDPKILSAKGDVLFKLGRYNEAYAAFDKVTGYVPSNGAVWIGKGVALAGTGKKTEAIAAFEQAITRDPTAAEAWYQKGVVLSGINRSDDALEAYNQALRQNPGNTEAWMKKGEVLASQGESDDAAKAFDQATDINPGDISAWIKKGDALVESGKFQGAMTAYTTALDIDSKDYDLWKKQGAVLMHMGKYGDAVVAYNQSLIRYPDDPSLWIAKGDALKNVGKNEDAIDSYNRAIAIDPQNAVAWSSKGDAYKGLLKYNDALQAYGQALTIDPSDNGTIISRNFIVNSTKERTIKGS, encoded by the coding sequence ATGAAACTGTTCCCTCTCCTCATAATCCAGACACTAATACTTGCAGGAGTTGTGAACGTATGTGTTGCTGACACTGATTCAACTGATTCATGGATCAGTAAAGGTGAGTCGTATGCAGACCTGGGGCAGTTTGACAATGCCACTGCTGCATTTGACAAGGCAATCGCAATGGCCCCGCAGAACTCAACGATCCTGGTGATAAAAGGGGATGCACTGCAAAAATCCGGTCAGTATGAGAAGGCGATCAGGGCATATGACCAGGCGATACAACTCAGCCCGGAGAAGGAAGTGGCGTGGCTGAACACAGGGAAATCACTGTTAAATCTCGAAAAATATGAAGAAGCCGTGAAGGCATTCAGCACAACCATTGAGATCGCTCCTGAAGACGAAGAGGCATGGGTCGGAATGGGTGATGCACTGATCAGCCTGGATAAAGCCGGACGAGCAGCAGAGGCATACGATCAGGCACTTTCCATAGACCAGAAAAATCCGCAGGCCTGGGCTGGCAAAGGGGAAACACTTGCAAAGCAGGGGCAGTATGACGATGCCATTGCTGCGCTTGACAAGGCGACCACAATAAACCCGAATGATGCAGATACCTGGAACCGAAAAGGAGAGGTTCTGGCAGCACTGGGAAAACTCATTGAAGCAGCATCTGCATTTGGACAGGCTTCATCCATCAGAGAGGATCCAAAGATTCTGAGTGCCAAAGGTGACGTGTTGTTCAAACTTGGCAGATACAACGAAGCATATGCAGCATTTGACAAAGTTACCGGATATGTTCCATCCAATGGAGCGGTATGGATCGGAAAAGGTGTGGCACTTGCCGGAACCGGAAAGAAGACCGAGGCAATTGCAGCATTTGAACAGGCGATTACCAGGGATCCAACTGCTGCAGAAGCATGGTACCAGAAAGGGGTCGTATTATCTGGCATCAACAGGAGTGATGATGCTCTGGAAGCATACAACCAGGCCCTCAGACAGAACCCGGGGAATACTGAGGCATGGATGAAAAAGGGTGAGGTACTCGCCAGCCAGGGAGAGAGTGATGACGCTGCAAAGGCATTTGATCAGGCAACAGATATCAATCCCGGTGACATCTCAGCCTGGATCAAAAAGGGAGACGCACTTGTTGAGAGTGGAAAGTTCCAGGGAGCAATGACCGCATACACCACGGCTCTGGATATTGATTCAAAAGATTATGATCTCTGGAAAAAACAAGGAGCAGTTCTCATGCATATGGGTAAGTATGGAGATGCGGTGGTTGCATACAACCAGTCACTCATCCGGTATCCCGATGACCCATCCCTCTGGATTGCGAAAGGTGACGCATTAAAGAACGTAGGAAAAAATGAGGATGCCATAGATTCCTATAACCGGGCCATCGCTATTGATCCACAGAACGCTGTCGCATGGAGCAGCAAAGGCGATGCATACAAGGGCCTCCTGAAGTATAACGATGCCCTGCAGGCATACGGACAGGCACTCACGATCGACCCTTCTGATAACGGAACGATAATCTCACGAAACTTTATCGTGAACAGTACAAAAGAAAGAACGATAAAGGGGTCATAA